One stretch of Deinococcus metalli DNA includes these proteins:
- a CDS encoding polyphosphate kinase 2 family protein yields the protein MKTDAYRVKEGKKVKLAEWKTDEDGGLEQHDAKVLTKELQEQLAEWQERLYAERKQALLIVLQARDAGGKDGVVKHVVGSFNPNGLTIAPFKVPTEEELAHDFLWRIHAQVPGKGMIGVFNRSHYEDVLVTRVYDMIDDKTAKARLRHIRHFEELLADSGTRILKFYLHISRDEQKRRLQDRLDEPGKHWKFNPGDLKDREHWTQFTAAYQDALGTSTADAPWYVIPADHKWYRDLLISQILLDTLKDMDPKYPKTSFDPAEIRIE from the coding sequence ATGAAAACCGACGCGTACCGCGTGAAGGAAGGCAAGAAGGTCAAGCTCGCCGAGTGGAAAACCGATGAGGACGGCGGCCTGGAACAGCACGACGCCAAGGTGCTCACCAAGGAACTGCAGGAGCAGCTCGCCGAATGGCAGGAACGCCTGTACGCCGAGCGGAAACAGGCGCTCCTGATCGTCCTGCAGGCCCGCGACGCCGGCGGCAAGGACGGTGTCGTGAAGCACGTGGTCGGTTCATTCAACCCGAACGGCCTGACGATCGCGCCCTTCAAGGTACCCACCGAGGAAGAACTTGCCCACGACTTCCTTTGGCGCATCCACGCGCAGGTACCCGGCAAGGGCATGATCGGCGTCTTCAACCGCAGCCACTACGAGGACGTCCTCGTCACGCGCGTGTACGACATGATCGACGACAAGACCGCCAAGGCGCGGCTGCGGCACATCCGGCACTTCGAGGAGCTGCTGGCAGACAGCGGCACCCGCATCCTGAAGTTCTACCTGCACATCAGCCGCGACGAGCAGAAGCGCCGCCTCCAGGACCGTCTGGACGAGCCCGGCAAGCACTGGAAGTTCAACCCCGGCGACCTGAAGGACCGCGAGCACTGGACCCAGTTCACGGCCGCGTACCAGGACGCCCTGGGCACCAGCACGGCCGACGCACCGTGGTACGTGATTCCCGCCGACCACAAGTGGTACCGCGACCTGCTGATCAGCCAGATCCTGCTCGACACACTGAAAGACATGGACCCGAAGTACCCGAAGACGTCGTTCGACCCGGCAGAGATCCGGATCGAGTAA
- a CDS encoding pyruvate carboxyltransferase — translation MTMSTPTPVPDVPQPDLFPGTFPPDAFPRVVWEERPGTLPARAWTTETTHRDGQQGGLPLTTEDGLAIYERMGEFTGTTGAIRQAEFFVYRPADRAMLEGALERWRGGHPVEPTTWIRATRRDAELVAGLGVRETGMLASASDYHTFHKFTPGGRAQAARTYLDAVQAVLDAGLRPRLHLEDATRAPREFILPFVDAVQRVASAYPDTQAPKFRICDTLGLGLPWDGVAWPRSVPGHVRALIAAGIPGERLEFHPHNDTHLVVANALAAVLAGCAAINGTLLGKGERTGNVPLEGVLLHLSGLGLVDAPDFTALNALADLYAALGQGVPPQYPLYGRDAHRTRAGIHADGLNKFWPMYAPFDVPTLLGRPLSLSLTKDSGVAGLIFLIRQHTGRSCDKTDPGLLALHAQLNAEFDAGRQTAVEWEEIEERARSVVAGMVASVE, via the coding sequence ATGACCATGTCCACCCCCACACCGGTGCCTGACGTCCCTCAGCCCGACCTCTTCCCCGGCACTTTTCCGCCGGACGCCTTTCCCCGGGTGGTCTGGGAGGAGCGGCCCGGCACGCTGCCCGCCCGCGCGTGGACGACCGAGACCACGCACCGCGACGGCCAGCAGGGCGGCCTGCCGCTGACCACCGAGGACGGCCTCGCCATTTACGAGCGCATGGGCGAGTTCACCGGCACGACCGGCGCGATCCGGCAGGCGGAGTTCTTCGTGTACCGACCGGCCGACCGCGCCATGCTGGAGGGCGCGCTGGAGCGCTGGCGCGGCGGGCACCCGGTCGAGCCGACCACGTGGATCCGCGCCACCCGCCGCGACGCCGAACTCGTGGCCGGGCTGGGCGTGCGCGAGACGGGCATGCTCGCCAGTGCCAGCGACTACCACACCTTCCACAAGTTCACGCCCGGTGGCCGCGCCCAGGCCGCCCGCACCTACCTGGACGCCGTGCAGGCCGTACTGGACGCGGGCCTGCGCCCGAGACTTCACCTGGAGGACGCCACCCGCGCGCCCCGCGAATTCATCCTGCCCTTCGTTGACGCCGTGCAGCGCGTGGCCAGCGCGTACCCGGACACGCAGGCGCCCAAGTTCCGCATCTGCGACACGCTGGGGCTGGGCCTGCCGTGGGACGGCGTGGCGTGGCCGCGCAGCGTGCCCGGCCACGTCCGCGCCCTGATCGCCGCGGGCATCCCCGGCGAGCGGCTGGAGTTCCACCCGCACAACGACACGCACCTTGTCGTCGCCAATGCCCTGGCGGCCGTGTTGGCCGGGTGCGCCGCCATCAACGGCACGCTGCTCGGCAAGGGCGAACGCACCGGCAACGTGCCCCTCGAGGGCGTGCTGCTCCACCTGAGCGGCCTGGGTCTGGTGGACGCCCCGGACTTCACCGCCCTGAACGCCCTGGCCGACCTCTACGCCGCGCTGGGGCAGGGCGTGCCGCCCCAGTACCCCCTGTACGGCCGCGACGCCCACCGCACCCGCGCCGGCATCCATGCCGACGGCCTCAACAAGTTCTGGCCGATGTACGCGCCCTTCGATGTTCCCACCCTGCTCGGCCGGCCCCTGAGCCTGTCCCTGACCAAGGACAGCGGCGTGGCGGGCCTGATCTTCCTGATCCGGCAGCACACCGGCCGAAGCTGCGACAAGACCGACCCTGGCCTGCTGGCCCTGCACGCCCAGCTGAACGCCGAGTTCGATGCGGGCCGGCAGACCGCCGTGGAGTGGGAGGAGATCGAAGAGCGCGCCCGCAGCGTCGTGGCGGGAATGGTAGCCTCCGTGGAATGA
- a CDS encoding citrate synthase produces the protein MTDVTYLTAGEATARLGVKAATLYAYVSRGLIRSEAAPDGTRSRRYHAGDVQALLARQGLRRDPDGAVQDAVGSALDWGGPVLDSALTRIADGRVTYRGHDVLTLAETSSVEAVAALLWADNPDAWAALPLRARLHPGALPPAGTPLEAFAYALTHAGAHDLTAHDARPQAGPVHAARVLNLLYAALERHHGVPPAPDLRLHARLARVWGVPAHAELLRRALVLLADHELNVSTFTARVAASGGAGLPHATLAALAALQGPRHGLAALDAAELLNHAARDGARAALRSATRRHGHPPGFGHRLYPAGDPRGAALLDALALQLGHSAAVRSAQELRAVMAGETGEAANVDLALGALVLALDQPPEAAVVVFALARAVGWLAHALEALGSGRMLRPRARYIGR, from the coding sequence ATGACCGACGTGACGTACCTGACGGCGGGCGAGGCGACCGCGCGGCTGGGCGTAAAGGCCGCGACGCTGTACGCCTACGTGTCGCGCGGCCTGATCCGCAGCGAGGCCGCGCCGGACGGCACACGCTCGCGGCGCTACCACGCGGGGGACGTGCAGGCCCTGCTGGCCCGCCAGGGCCTGCGCCGCGACCCGGACGGCGCCGTGCAGGACGCGGTGGGGAGCGCGCTGGACTGGGGCGGGCCGGTGCTCGACAGCGCCCTGACGCGCATCGCGGACGGACGCGTGACCTACCGCGGCCACGATGTCCTGACCCTGGCCGAGACCAGCAGCGTCGAGGCCGTCGCGGCGCTGCTGTGGGCTGACAACCCGGACGCGTGGGCGGCCCTGCCCCTGCGGGCCCGCCTGCACCCGGGCGCGCTTCCGCCCGCCGGAACGCCGCTGGAGGCCTTCGCGTACGCCCTGACGCACGCCGGGGCACACGACCTGACCGCCCACGACGCCCGGCCGCAGGCCGGCCCGGTTCACGCGGCGCGCGTGCTGAACCTGCTGTACGCGGCCCTGGAGCGCCACCACGGCGTGCCACCCGCCCCGGACCTGCGCCTGCATGCCCGGCTGGCCCGCGTGTGGGGCGTGCCCGCCCACGCGGAGCTGCTGCGCCGCGCACTGGTGCTGCTGGCGGACCACGAACTCAACGTCAGCACCTTCACGGCCCGCGTGGCGGCCAGCGGCGGTGCGGGCCTGCCGCACGCCACCCTGGCAGCGCTGGCGGCGCTTCAGGGCCCTCGCCACGGTCTGGCGGCCCTCGACGCGGCGGAGCTGCTGAACCACGCGGCGCGGGACGGTGCCCGGGCAGCCCTGCGTAGCGCCACGCGGCGCCACGGGCACCCGCCGGGCTTCGGGCACCGCCTGTACCCGGCGGGCGATCCGCGCGGCGCGGCGCTGCTGGACGCCCTGGCCCTCCAGCTCGGTCACTCGGCTGCCGTCCGGAGCGCGCAGGAGCTGCGGGCCGTGATGGCCGGGGAGACCGGCGAGGCCGCGAACGTCGACCTGGCGCTGGGCGCGCTGGTGCTGGCGCTGGATCAGCCGCCCGAGGCGGCGGTGGTGGTATTCGCCCTCGCCCGCGCGGTGGGCTGGTTGGCACACGCGCTGGAGGCGCTGGGCAGCGGCCGGATGCTGCGGCCCCGCGCGCGGTACATAGGCCGCTGA
- a CDS encoding MFS transporter, translated as MTTALSVSSPSPVQAEAARRAVGAIFLVNGMVFATWAVNIPTVRDTLHLDAAQIGLGLLASGIGGVLSMSLVGRWTARWGSDRVTRVATVLFLLSLLLPLLAANLWTLVLGLAVLGAANGVMDVAMNAQGVTVERALGRPIMSRLHAYFSLGGLLGAALGTLLIGRVPLLTHALIVVVATVAAGLYALRFLIPDPPAPTTHEDGTPAASVPLFGVAVLLLGAMCFLGMLAEAANYDWTALYFRDVLGLAGGAAGIGYTAFVTTMTLGRWFGDMGRARLSDERIVRIGALTTAVGLALALLWREPVPATLGFALSGLGLSNVVPVMYGTAGHALAGRGIALVAAIGYGGFLLGPPVIGFVARQVGLPAALGIALASAALIVVLGGRAFALVRGGSSPTPASTS; from the coding sequence ATGACGACCGCGCTGTCCGTTTCTTCCCCCTCCCCGGTGCAGGCCGAGGCCGCCCGCCGCGCGGTGGGGGCCATCTTCCTGGTCAACGGCATGGTCTTCGCCACGTGGGCCGTGAACATCCCCACCGTGCGCGACACGCTGCATCTGGACGCCGCGCAGATCGGCCTGGGCCTGCTCGCCAGCGGCATCGGCGGCGTCCTGAGCATGAGCCTGGTCGGCCGCTGGACCGCCCGCTGGGGCAGCGACCGGGTCACGCGCGTCGCCACCGTGCTGTTCCTGCTGTCGCTGCTGCTGCCCCTGCTGGCCGCGAACCTGTGGACACTGGTCCTGGGTCTGGCGGTGCTGGGCGCTGCGAACGGCGTGATGGACGTTGCCATGAACGCCCAGGGCGTCACGGTCGAGCGCGCCCTGGGCCGGCCGATCATGAGCCGGCTGCACGCCTACTTCAGTCTGGGGGGCCTGCTGGGCGCCGCCCTCGGCACCCTGCTGATCGGCCGCGTGCCGCTGCTCACGCACGCCCTGATCGTGGTGGTCGCCACGGTGGCCGCCGGCCTGTATGCGCTGCGCTTCCTGATCCCCGACCCGCCCGCCCCCACCACGCACGAGGACGGCACGCCCGCCGCGTCCGTGCCGCTGTTCGGCGTGGCCGTGCTGCTGCTGGGCGCCATGTGCTTCCTGGGCATGCTGGCCGAGGCCGCGAACTACGACTGGACCGCGCTGTACTTCCGGGACGTGCTGGGACTGGCGGGCGGCGCGGCCGGTATCGGCTACACGGCCTTCGTGACCACCATGACCCTCGGCCGCTGGTTCGGGGACATGGGCCGCGCGCGCCTGAGCGACGAGCGCATCGTGCGGATCGGCGCGCTGACCACCGCCGTCGGGCTGGCCCTGGCCCTGCTGTGGCGCGAGCCGGTGCCGGCCACGCTGGGCTTCGCGCTGTCCGGCCTGGGCCTGAGCAACGTGGTGCCCGTGATGTACGGCACCGCCGGGCACGCCCTGGCCGGGCGCGGCATTGCGCTGGTCGCCGCCATCGGGTACGGCGGTTTCCTGCTCGGCCCGCCCGTGATCGGCTTCGTGGCCCGGCAGGTCGGCCTCCCGGCGGCGCTGGGGATCGCCCTCGCCAGCGCCGCGCTGATCGTGGTGCTCGGTGGCCGCGCCTTCGCGCTGGTGCGTGGCGGGTCCAGCCCCACCCCGGCCAGCACGTCCTGA
- a CDS encoding LacI family DNA-binding transcriptional regulator: MPPAKPSAKAPPRGGRITLREVARALGVSVATVSNAYNRPDQLSQDLRERILETAQRLGYRGPDPLARSLRRGRTGVVGVVYDAPLEYAFADPAAAMFLGSVAHAIQEQALNLLLLASPGDALPVRSASVDAFIVYCAAEDSDLLSAVLDRGLPTVLVDQYAHPQAVQIGIDDAGGAREAARHLRDLGHAHIGVVCLELGPERHSGPVTPERERATSYRTTAERLLGYRTGAQGAALYPVETEQNTPQEGELRTLDLLAAHPQITAVLCMSDVLAQGALRAAQGLGRSVPGDLSIIGYDDLPSSSALGLTTVWQPTADKGRHVGETLLSLLGGAPAENVTLPTRLVVRGSTAGPGGAR; encoded by the coding sequence ATGCCCCCCGCCAAGCCGTCTGCCAAGGCCCCGCCCCGGGGGGGCCGGATCACGCTGCGCGAGGTCGCCCGCGCCCTCGGGGTGTCGGTCGCCACCGTCAGCAACGCCTACAACCGCCCCGACCAGCTGTCGCAGGACCTGCGGGAACGCATCCTGGAGACCGCCCAGCGCCTCGGGTACCGCGGTCCCGATCCGCTCGCGCGCAGCCTGCGCCGCGGCCGCACCGGCGTGGTCGGCGTGGTCTACGACGCGCCGCTGGAGTACGCCTTCGCGGACCCGGCCGCCGCGATGTTCCTCGGGAGCGTCGCGCACGCCATCCAGGAGCAGGCGCTGAACCTGCTGCTGCTCGCCAGCCCGGGCGACGCCCTGCCGGTCCGCAGCGCCAGCGTGGACGCCTTCATCGTGTACTGCGCCGCGGAGGACAGCGACCTGCTGAGCGCCGTGCTGGACCGCGGGCTGCCCACCGTGCTGGTCGACCAGTACGCCCATCCACAGGCCGTGCAGATCGGCATCGACGACGCCGGCGGCGCCCGCGAGGCCGCCCGGCACCTGCGCGACCTGGGGCACGCGCACATCGGCGTGGTGTGCCTGGAACTCGGACCGGAGCGCCACAGCGGCCCCGTTACGCCAGAACGAGAGCGCGCCACGTCGTACCGCACGACCGCCGAGCGCCTGCTGGGCTACCGCACCGGCGCGCAGGGCGCGGCCCTGTATCCCGTCGAGACCGAGCAGAACACCCCGCAGGAGGGAGAACTGCGCACGCTCGACCTGCTGGCCGCGCACCCGCAGATCACCGCCGTGCTGTGCATGAGCGACGTGCTGGCCCAGGGCGCGCTGCGCGCCGCGCAGGGTCTGGGGCGCAGCGTGCCGGGCGACCTGAGCATCATCGGCTACGACGACCTGCCCAGTTCCAGCGCGCTGGGCCTCACGACCGTGTGGCAGCCCACCGCCGACAAGGGCCGCCACGTGGGCGAGACGCTGCTGAGCCTGCTGGGCGGCGCGCCGGCCGAGAACGTGACCCTCCCCACCCGGCTGGTCGTGCGCGGCAGCACGGCCGGGCCGGGCGGCGCCCGCTGA
- a CDS encoding M20 family metallopeptidase, whose product MTATQDRVSSLREQLVAWRRHLHMNPEVGFHEHNTAAFIEAELRAMPGLTVTRPTETSVLAVLRGGKPGRTLLLRADIDALPIQEENTFEFASKNAGVMHACGHDGHTAILLGTAKLLSEHPQDVPGEVRMIFQHAEEIGPGGAEELVMNTPLMDGVDVVTGLHLNSQLPAGMVTVKPGAFMAAPDMLELTIQGRGGHGAHPEEAVDPIAVGAQVVTNLQHIVSRHVGAQDALVISITYFRSGTTHNVIPDSAQLMGTVRTFDPVLRDKAPKLIERVVKGVCDAHGATYDLRYEFGYRPLINTDWVAAQLKQIALDTVGEEHFQDARPTMGGEDFSAYLEKAPGAYFNVGAGSDAADSRWPHHHPRFTLDEASLETGVRMLHAAALKLTGPQT is encoded by the coding sequence ATGACCGCAACCCAGGACAGGGTCAGCAGCCTGCGCGAGCAGCTGGTGGCATGGCGTCGGCACCTGCACATGAACCCCGAGGTGGGCTTCCACGAGCACAACACGGCGGCCTTCATCGAGGCCGAGCTGAGGGCGATGCCGGGCCTGACGGTCACGCGGCCCACCGAGACCAGCGTGCTGGCCGTGCTGCGGGGCGGCAAGCCGGGCCGCACGCTGCTGCTGCGCGCCGACATCGACGCGCTGCCCATCCAGGAGGAGAACACCTTCGAGTTCGCGTCGAAGAACGCGGGCGTCATGCACGCGTGTGGGCACGACGGGCACACCGCGATCCTGCTGGGCACCGCCAAGCTGCTGTCCGAGCACCCGCAGGACGTGCCGGGCGAGGTGCGCATGATCTTCCAGCACGCCGAGGAGATCGGGCCGGGCGGCGCCGAGGAACTCGTGATGAACACGCCCCTGATGGACGGCGTGGACGTGGTCACGGGCCTGCACCTGAACAGCCAGCTGCCGGCCGGGATGGTGACGGTCAAGCCGGGCGCGTTCATGGCCGCGCCGGACATGCTGGAACTCACCATCCAGGGCCGCGGCGGTCACGGCGCCCACCCCGAGGAAGCGGTCGATCCGATCGCGGTGGGCGCGCAGGTGGTCACGAACCTGCAGCACATCGTGAGCCGCCACGTGGGCGCACAGGACGCCCTGGTGATCAGCATCACGTACTTCCGCAGCGGCACCACGCACAACGTCATCCCGGACAGCGCGCAGCTAATGGGCACGGTGCGGACCTTCGACCCGGTCCTGCGTGACAAGGCCCCGAAACTGATCGAGCGGGTCGTGAAGGGCGTGTGCGACGCGCACGGTGCGACCTATGACCTGCGCTACGAGTTCGGCTACCGCCCGCTGATCAACACCGACTGGGTGGCGGCGCAGCTCAAGCAGATCGCGCTGGACACCGTGGGCGAGGAGCATTTCCAGGACGCCCGGCCCACCATGGGCGGCGAGGACTTCAGCGCGTACCTGGAAAAGGCGCCGGGCGCGTACTTCAACGTGGGCGCCGGCAGCGACGCGGCGGACAGCCGCTGGCCGCACCACCACCCGCGCTTCACGCTGGACGAGGCCAGCCTAGAGACCGGCGTGCGGATGCTGCACGCCGCGGCCCTGAAGCTGACCGGCCCGCAGACCTGA
- a CDS encoding dihydrofolate reductase family protein, whose product MRKLIVTEFLTLDGVYEEATPWQRDYAPDDGPFKRDELFGADALLLGRVTYDGFAAYWPTATGAFAERMNRLPKYVATTTRTSLDWNATPLGGDVVAAVRDLKAQEGGALLVYGSGTLVQTLLRHDLVDELRLMVYPLVLGRGKRLFGEGDPLRLALSSARDLGSGVMLLIYEPDRSARTDG is encoded by the coding sequence ATGCGCAAGCTGATCGTGACCGAGTTCCTGACGCTCGACGGTGTGTACGAGGAAGCCACCCCGTGGCAGCGCGACTACGCCCCCGACGACGGCCCCTTCAAGCGCGACGAACTGTTCGGGGCGGACGCGCTGCTGCTGGGCCGCGTGACCTACGACGGTTTCGCCGCGTACTGGCCGACAGCCACCGGAGCGTTTGCTGAGCGCATGAACCGCCTGCCGAAGTACGTCGCCACGACCACCCGGACAAGCCTCGACTGGAACGCCACGCCGCTGGGCGGGGACGTGGTCGCCGCCGTGCGCGACCTCAAGGCGCAGGAGGGAGGAGCTCTCCTGGTGTATGGCAGCGGCACCCTGGTGCAGACGCTGCTGCGCCATGACCTCGTGGACGAACTCCGGCTGATGGTCTACCCGCTGGTGCTCGGACGCGGCAAGCGCCTGTTCGGTGAGGGCGACCCCCTGCGCCTGGCCCTGAGCAGCGCCCGCGACCTCGGTTCCGGCGTGATGCTCCTGATCTATGAACCGGACCGGAGCGCCCGGACGGACGGGTGA